Proteins encoded together in one Acipenser ruthenus chromosome 22, fAciRut3.2 maternal haplotype, whole genome shotgun sequence window:
- the LOC131699447 gene encoding histidine--tRNA ligase-like isoform X1 yields the protein MNAIGMVSGKLWTGFLGPRIGLCNNALRAMSCHTNTQIVEEVAKLLELKAQLGTDDGKQMFALKTPKGTRDYNPKQMAIRESVFNTIISCFKRHGAETIDTPVFELKETLTGKYGEDSKLIYDLKDQGGELLSLRYDLTVPFARYLAMNKISNIKRYHIAKVYRRDNPAMTKGRYREFYQCDFDIAGQYDPMIPDAECIKVVHEILAELQLGDFRIKVNDRRILDGMFAVCGVPDDKFRAICSTVDKLDKASWEEVKNEMVGEKGLAPEAADRIGEYVRMHGGFDLAEKLLQDPQLSQNKHALEGLTDMKDLFKYLELFKITDKVIFDLSLARGLDYYTGVIYEAVLIRPQNVHPSEELVSVGSVAGGGRYDGLVGMFDHKGRKVPCVGVSVGIERVFSILEQKAEASEEKIRTTETQVLVASAQKNLLEERLKLTSELWDAGIKAEVLYKKNPKLLSQLQHCEETGIPLVAIIGEQELKEGVVKLRNVATREEVDVSRVTLVEEIKKRSIQS from the exons ATGAACGCAATTGGGATGGTTTCTGGGAAACTCTGGACTGGGTTTCTCGGCCCTCGGATTGGACTCTGCAACAATGCTCTGCGGGCTATGTcctgtcacacaaacacacag ATTGTAGAGGAAGTGGCAAAGCTGTTGGAACTGAAGGCTCAGCTGGGAACCGATGATGGCAAACAAATGTTCGCCCTCAAGACCCCAAAG GGGACCAGGGACTATAACCCAAAGCAAATGGCCATCCGAGAAAGCGTGTTTAACACCATCATCAGCTGCTTCAAACGCCATGGTGCTGAGACCATTGACACCCCTGTGTTTGAGTTAAAG GAAACTCTAACAGGAAAATATGGTGAAGACTCCAAACTCATTTATGATCTGAAGGACCAGGGAGGAGAGCTGCTTTCTTTGCGCTATGATTTAACT GTTCCATTTGCCCGATACCTAGCCATGAATAAAATCAGTAACATTAAGAGATACCACATTGCGAAGGTCTACAGAAGGGACAACCCAGCCATGACAAAAGGGCGTTATAGGGAGTTCTATCAGTGT GATTTCGATATTGCTGGCCAATATGATCCCATGATTCCTGATGCCGAGTGCATAAAAGTCGTGCATGAGATACTGGCTGAGCTGCAGCTTGGAGATTTCCGCATCAAG GTTAATGACCGGCGGATTTTGGATGGCATGTTTGCTGTTTGTGGTGTCCCAGATGACAAGTTCCGGGCCATTTGCTCAACAGTAGACAAACTAGATAAG GCCTCTTGGGAGGAGGTGAAGAATGAGATGGTTGGAGAGAAGGGCTTGGCTCCTGAGGCTGCAGACAGGATCGGGGAATACGTCCGAATGCACG GTGGTTTTGATCTGGCAGAAAAGCTCCTTCAAGACCCACAGCTGTCCCAAAACAAACACGCACTTGAAGGGCTCACTGACATGAAGGATCTCTTCAAATACCTGGAGCTCTTCAAAATCACTGATAAG GTGATCTTTGACCTGAGCCTGGCCCGTGGCCTTGATTACTACACTGGGGTGATCTACGAGGCGGTCCTGATTCGGCCACAGAATGTCCACCCCTCGGAGGAGCTGGTCAGCGTGGGCAGCGTGGCCGGAGGAGGCCGCTACGACGGGCTGGTTGGGATGTTTGACCACAAAGGCAGGAAGGTGCCCTGTGTGGGAGTCAGCGTTGGGATCGAGAGGGTCTTCTCAATCCTGGAACAGAAGGCAGAG GCCTCTGAAGAGAAGATCCGAACCACAGAAACTCAGGTCCTGGTGGCCTCTGCACAGAAGAACCTGCTGGAAGAGCGATTAAAACTGACATCTGAGCTGTGGGATGCTGGGATAAAA GCGGAGGTTCTGTATAAGAAGAACCCAAAGCTTCTGAGCCAGTTGCAACACTGTGAAGAGACAGGAATCCCGCTCGTCGCTATTATCGGAGAGCAGGAACTGAAGGAGGGGGTTGTCAAGCTCAGAAATGTAGCCACCAGAGAAGAG GTGGATGTGTCTCGAGTTACCCTGGTAGAAGAAATCAAGAAGAGAAGCATCCAGTCGTAG
- the LOC131699447 gene encoding histidine--tRNA ligase-like isoform X2, protein MADKAQLQESIKAQGEVVRKLKEAKASKDQIVEEVAKLLELKAQLGTDDGKQMFALKTPKGTRDYNPKQMAIRESVFNTIISCFKRHGAETIDTPVFELKETLTGKYGEDSKLIYDLKDQGGELLSLRYDLTVPFARYLAMNKISNIKRYHIAKVYRRDNPAMTKGRYREFYQCDFDIAGQYDPMIPDAECIKVVHEILAELQLGDFRIKVNDRRILDGMFAVCGVPDDKFRAICSTVDKLDKASWEEVKNEMVGEKGLAPEAADRIGEYVRMHGGFDLAEKLLQDPQLSQNKHALEGLTDMKDLFKYLELFKITDKVIFDLSLARGLDYYTGVIYEAVLIRPQNVHPSEELVSVGSVAGGGRYDGLVGMFDHKGRKVPCVGVSVGIERVFSILEQKAEASEEKIRTTETQVLVASAQKNLLEERLKLTSELWDAGIKAEVLYKKNPKLLSQLQHCEETGIPLVAIIGEQELKEGVVKLRNVATREEVDVSRVTLVEEIKKRSIQS, encoded by the exons ATGGCGGACAAAGCTCAGCTGCAAGAGTCGATCAAAGCACAAGGCGAAGTTGTCAGGAAACTTAAAGAAGCAAAGGCTAGCAAGGACCAG ATTGTAGAGGAAGTGGCAAAGCTGTTGGAACTGAAGGCTCAGCTGGGAACCGATGATGGCAAACAAATGTTCGCCCTCAAGACCCCAAAG GGGACCAGGGACTATAACCCAAAGCAAATGGCCATCCGAGAAAGCGTGTTTAACACCATCATCAGCTGCTTCAAACGCCATGGTGCTGAGACCATTGACACCCCTGTGTTTGAGTTAAAG GAAACTCTAACAGGAAAATATGGTGAAGACTCCAAACTCATTTATGATCTGAAGGACCAGGGAGGAGAGCTGCTTTCTTTGCGCTATGATTTAACT GTTCCATTTGCCCGATACCTAGCCATGAATAAAATCAGTAACATTAAGAGATACCACATTGCGAAGGTCTACAGAAGGGACAACCCAGCCATGACAAAAGGGCGTTATAGGGAGTTCTATCAGTGT GATTTCGATATTGCTGGCCAATATGATCCCATGATTCCTGATGCCGAGTGCATAAAAGTCGTGCATGAGATACTGGCTGAGCTGCAGCTTGGAGATTTCCGCATCAAG GTTAATGACCGGCGGATTTTGGATGGCATGTTTGCTGTTTGTGGTGTCCCAGATGACAAGTTCCGGGCCATTTGCTCAACAGTAGACAAACTAGATAAG GCCTCTTGGGAGGAGGTGAAGAATGAGATGGTTGGAGAGAAGGGCTTGGCTCCTGAGGCTGCAGACAGGATCGGGGAATACGTCCGAATGCACG GTGGTTTTGATCTGGCAGAAAAGCTCCTTCAAGACCCACAGCTGTCCCAAAACAAACACGCACTTGAAGGGCTCACTGACATGAAGGATCTCTTCAAATACCTGGAGCTCTTCAAAATCACTGATAAG GTGATCTTTGACCTGAGCCTGGCCCGTGGCCTTGATTACTACACTGGGGTGATCTACGAGGCGGTCCTGATTCGGCCACAGAATGTCCACCCCTCGGAGGAGCTGGTCAGCGTGGGCAGCGTGGCCGGAGGAGGCCGCTACGACGGGCTGGTTGGGATGTTTGACCACAAAGGCAGGAAGGTGCCCTGTGTGGGAGTCAGCGTTGGGATCGAGAGGGTCTTCTCAATCCTGGAACAGAAGGCAGAG GCCTCTGAAGAGAAGATCCGAACCACAGAAACTCAGGTCCTGGTGGCCTCTGCACAGAAGAACCTGCTGGAAGAGCGATTAAAACTGACATCTGAGCTGTGGGATGCTGGGATAAAA GCGGAGGTTCTGTATAAGAAGAACCCAAAGCTTCTGAGCCAGTTGCAACACTGTGAAGAGACAGGAATCCCGCTCGTCGCTATTATCGGAGAGCAGGAACTGAAGGAGGGGGTTGTCAAGCTCAGAAATGTAGCCACCAGAGAAGAG GTGGATGTGTCTCGAGTTACCCTGGTAGAAGAAATCAAGAAGAGAAGCATCCAGTCGTAG
- the LOC131699448 gene encoding dead end protein 1-like isoform X2, whose product MIEGEQTEECIFAGLNQESLANLETWTQKMGISLVQVNGQRKYGGPPPGWTAFPPSSGCEVFINQIPRDVYEDSLIPLFQQAGVLYEFRLMMNFSGQNRGFAYAKYTDPECAEAAIRMFNRYELQNGCCITVRKSTEKRVLLLDELPRAVEKDRLLLLLRKFSDGVEDLKIMPSPKGSGKASAAVQYVSHHAAAMAKKDVVEEFKKYGISITVQWFNQIVKPKTQNNKKLAVDTDPGFMKKKAEVSTRNNVYQKPSSQDDDQQYTFDINQPSKEARLDAVNSFNQLCISCQFGCPWYDMQLLRTGPDGYQYFHVKVFVPGLPLPFEGVVKILAGCLATVQEEVKMAAASQILKALSVG is encoded by the exons ATGATTGAAGGAGAGCAAACAGAG GAATGTATCTTTGCGGGTTTAAACCAGGAGAGCTTGGCAAACTTAGAAACATGGACTCAGAAAATGGGGATCTCCCTGGTTCAAGTAAATGGGCAGAGAAAATATGGAGGCCCCCCACCAG GTTGGACTGCATTCCCCCCTTCCTCTGGCTGTGAGGTTTTCATCAATCAAATCCCCCGGgatgtctatgaagacagcctcaTCCCCTTGTTCCAGCAGGCGGGCGTGCTCTATGAGTTCAGGCTCATGATGAACTTCAGCGGGCAGAATCGCGGCTTTGCCTATGCCAAGTACACTGACCCAGAATGTGCTGAAGCAGCCATTCGAATGTTTAACCGCTACGAGCTGCAGAACGGATGCTGCATCACGGTGcgtaaaagcacagagaaacgGGTGCTGCTCCTCGATGAGCTGCCCAGGGCTGTGGAGAAAGACAGGCTCCTGTTGCTGCTCAGAAAATTCTCAGACGGAGTGGAGGACCTCAAAATAATGCCCAGCCCCAAGGGGAGTGGGAAAGCTTCTGCTGCTGTGCAGTATGTGTCACATCACGCTGCTGCAATGGCAAAGAAAGATGTAGTTGAAG AATTTAAGAAGTATGGCATCTCCATCACAGTTCAATGGTTCAATCAGATAGTCAAACCAAAAACCCAGAACAACAAGAAGCTGGCTGTGGATACCGATCCAGGTTTTATGAAGAAAAAGGCTGAAGTTAGCACCAGAAACAATG TTTATCAGAAACCAAGCTCCCAGGATGATGACCAGCAATACACCTTTGATATAAACCAACCCTCCAAAGAGGCGAGATTGGATGCGGTTAACTCTTTCAATCAGCTGTGTATTAGCTGCCAGTTTGGCTGTCCGTGGTACGATATGCAGTTGCTCCGTACTGGACCAGATGGCTACCAGTATTTCCATGTCAAAGTGTTTGTTCCAGGTTTACCATTACCTTTTGAAGGAGTTGTAAAAATCCTGGCAGGTTGCTTGGCAACAGTTCAGGAAGAGGTAAAGATGGCAGCGGCAAGCCAAATTCTAAAGGCCTTGTCAGTGGGGTAG
- the LOC131699448 gene encoding dead end protein 1-like isoform X1, translating into MIEGEQTEECIFAGLNQESLANLETWTQKMGISLVQVNGQRKYGGPPPGWTAFPPSSGCEVFINQIPRDVYEDSLIPLFQQAGVLYEFRLMMNFSGQNRGFAYAKYTDPECAEAAIRMFNRYELQNGCCITVRKSTEKRVLLLDELPRAVEKDRLLLLLRKFSDGVEDLKIMPSPKGSGKASAAVQYVSHHAAAMAKKDVVEEFKKYGISITVQWFNQIVKPKTQNNKKLAVDTDPGFMKKKAEVSTRNNGKKPERSSFLPLLPLEAKVPLSEGFVPPMLSGPSSSTVYQKPSSQDDDQQYTFDINQPSKEARLDAVNSFNQLCISCQFGCPWYDMQLLRTGPDGYQYFHVKVFVPGLPLPFEGVVKILAGCLATVQEEVKMAAASQILKALSVG; encoded by the exons ATGATTGAAGGAGAGCAAACAGAG GAATGTATCTTTGCGGGTTTAAACCAGGAGAGCTTGGCAAACTTAGAAACATGGACTCAGAAAATGGGGATCTCCCTGGTTCAAGTAAATGGGCAGAGAAAATATGGAGGCCCCCCACCAG GTTGGACTGCATTCCCCCCTTCCTCTGGCTGTGAGGTTTTCATCAATCAAATCCCCCGGgatgtctatgaagacagcctcaTCCCCTTGTTCCAGCAGGCGGGCGTGCTCTATGAGTTCAGGCTCATGATGAACTTCAGCGGGCAGAATCGCGGCTTTGCCTATGCCAAGTACACTGACCCAGAATGTGCTGAAGCAGCCATTCGAATGTTTAACCGCTACGAGCTGCAGAACGGATGCTGCATCACGGTGcgtaaaagcacagagaaacgGGTGCTGCTCCTCGATGAGCTGCCCAGGGCTGTGGAGAAAGACAGGCTCCTGTTGCTGCTCAGAAAATTCTCAGACGGAGTGGAGGACCTCAAAATAATGCCCAGCCCCAAGGGGAGTGGGAAAGCTTCTGCTGCTGTGCAGTATGTGTCACATCACGCTGCTGCAATGGCAAAGAAAGATGTAGTTGAAG AATTTAAGAAGTATGGCATCTCCATCACAGTTCAATGGTTCAATCAGATAGTCAAACCAAAAACCCAGAACAACAAGAAGCTGGCTGTGGATACCGATCCAGGTTTTATGAAGAAAAAGGCTGAAGTTAGCACCAGAAACAATGGTAAGAAACCAGAGAGGAGTTCCTTCCTTCCCTTGCTGCCCCTAGAAGCGAAAGTCCCGTTATCTGAAGGTTTTGTTCCACCCATGCTGTCTGGGCCCTCTTCTTCCACAGTTTATCAGAAACCAAGCTCCCAGGATGATGACCAGCAATACACCTTTGATATAAACCAACCCTCCAAAGAGGCGAGATTGGATGCGGTTAACTCTTTCAATCAGCTGTGTATTAGCTGCCAGTTTGGCTGTCCGTGGTACGATATGCAGTTGCTCCGTACTGGACCAGATGGCTACCAGTATTTCCATGTCAAAGTGTTTGTTCCAGGTTTACCATTACCTTTTGAAGGAGTTGTAAAAATCCTGGCAGGTTGCTTGGCAACAGTTCAGGAAGAGGTAAAGATGGCAGCGGCAAGCCAAATTCTAAAGGCCTTGTCAGTGGGGTAG